The following are from one region of the Noviherbaspirillum sedimenti genome:
- the nuoN gene encoding NADH-quinone oxidoreductase subunit NuoN yields the protein MNLIPVYPEIFLLIATSAILLIDMFLPDEKRNITYMLSLATLVVCAALSLYSFEAGTVTYTFSNMFVSDPMSHLLKLFSYLAVGVTLVYSRQYIVERGMASGGILGGEFYVLALFSLLGQMVMISGTSFLSIYLGLELMSLSLYALVALRRNDSTSTEAAMKYFVLGALASGFLLYGMSMLYGATGSLDVNAVAKAAVSGTIKPMVLVFGIVFLVAGLAFKLGAVPFHMWVPDVYQGSPTPVTLLLGAAPKLATFAICVRLLVEGLLPLAFDWQQMLLVLAVLSLAIGNITAIVQTNLKRMLAYSTISHMGFVLLGLLSGVVNQSSAGAVGAYSSAMFYAITYVLTTLGSFGIVILLSRAGFEADKLEDLKGLNQRSPWFALVMLILMFSLAGVPPMVGFYAKLSVLQAVLGTGQIWLALVAVLFSLVGAFYYLRVIKLMYFDAPVDTAPIVASSDMRVTLSLNGVAIVALGILPGGLMAACESAIGQSIGHALKNLAGMAA from the coding sequence ATGAATCTGATCCCGGTTTATCCAGAAATCTTCCTGCTGATCGCCACGTCGGCGATCCTGCTGATCGACATGTTCCTGCCGGATGAAAAACGCAACATCACCTACATGCTGTCGCTGGCGACGCTGGTTGTGTGCGCGGCATTGAGCCTGTATTCCTTCGAGGCCGGCACTGTGACCTACACGTTCAGCAACATGTTCGTGTCTGATCCGATGTCGCATCTGCTCAAGCTGTTTTCCTATCTGGCGGTCGGCGTGACACTGGTGTATTCGCGCCAGTACATTGTCGAGCGCGGCATGGCCAGCGGCGGCATTCTGGGCGGCGAGTTTTATGTGCTGGCGCTGTTTTCGCTGCTGGGTCAGATGGTCATGATTTCCGGCACCAGTTTCCTGTCGATCTACCTCGGCCTGGAACTGATGTCGCTGTCGCTGTACGCACTGGTGGCGTTGCGCCGCAACGACTCGACCTCGACCGAAGCCGCCATGAAGTATTTCGTACTGGGCGCGCTGGCGTCCGGCTTCCTGCTGTACGGCATGTCGATGCTGTATGGCGCCACCGGCTCGCTGGATGTCAACGCCGTCGCCAAGGCGGCAGTTTCCGGCACCATCAAGCCGATGGTGTTGGTGTTCGGTATCGTGTTCCTGGTGGCCGGCCTGGCATTCAAGCTGGGCGCCGTACCGTTCCACATGTGGGTGCCTGACGTCTACCAGGGCTCGCCGACGCCGGTGACCCTGCTGCTGGGCGCGGCGCCCAAGCTGGCGACGTTCGCCATCTGCGTGCGCCTGCTGGTGGAAGGCTTGCTGCCGCTGGCCTTCGACTGGCAGCAGATGCTGCTGGTGCTGGCGGTGTTGTCGCTGGCAATCGGCAATATCACCGCCATCGTCCAGACCAACCTCAAGCGCATGCTCGCCTATTCGACCATTTCGCACATGGGTTTCGTGCTGCTGGGCCTGTTGTCCGGGGTGGTCAACCAGAGCAGCGCCGGTGCGGTAGGCGCCTACAGCTCGGCCATGTTCTATGCAATCACCTATGTACTGACCACGCTGGGCAGCTTCGGTATCGTCATTTTGCTGTCGCGCGCCGGCTTCGAAGCCGACAAGCTGGAAGACCTGAAAGGCCTGAACCAGCGCAGCCCATGGTTTGCCCTGGTCATGCTGATCCTGATGTTCTCGCTGGCCGGCGTGCCGCCGATGGTCGGCTTCTACGCCAAGCTGTCGGTGCTGCAGGCAGTGCTCGGTACCGGTCAGATCTGGCTTGCACTGGTGGCGGTGCTGTTCTCGCTGGTCGGCGCGTTCTACTATCTGCGCGTGATCAAGCTGATGTACTTCGATGCCCCGGTTGACACTGCGCCGATCGTCGCCAGCAGCGACATGCGCGTCACGCTCAGCCTGAACGGCGTAGCCATCGTGGCGCTGGGCATTCTGCCGGGCGGCCTGATGGCAGCCTGCGAAAGCGCGATCGGCCAATCGATCGGCCACGCGCTGAAAAATCTCGCCGGCATGGCTGCCTGA
- the ispD gene encoding 2-C-methyl-D-erythritol 4-phosphate cytidylyltransferase, which translates to MASTRYFALIPAAGIGARVGAGCPKQYLPLAGKAMLLHVLETFAAAPAIAHCFLVVSAGDAYIDEVLASAPQLRTRVTVLLNGGATRHASVSNGLQAMRAQVEDADWVLVHDAARPGLTVALIDKLIAELRDDPVGGLLALPVVDTLKRGNANGRVAATVPRAGLWGAQTPQMFRYALLRRALEEVAEVTDEASAIEALGLAPRLVEGSVRNFKVTLPQDIPLAELLLKGLS; encoded by the coding sequence ATGGCATCAACCCGTTATTTCGCCCTGATCCCCGCCGCCGGCATCGGCGCCCGAGTTGGCGCCGGCTGCCCCAAGCAATATCTGCCGCTGGCAGGCAAGGCGATGCTCCTGCATGTGCTGGAGACCTTCGCCGCCGCACCTGCGATTGCCCATTGTTTCCTGGTCGTCAGCGCCGGCGACGCCTATATCGACGAGGTGCTGGCGTCGGCGCCGCAGTTGCGCACGCGCGTAACGGTGTTGCTCAACGGCGGCGCTACCCGCCATGCCTCGGTGTCAAACGGCTTGCAGGCGATGCGAGCGCAAGTTGAAGATGCAGACTGGGTGCTGGTGCACGATGCTGCACGCCCCGGACTGACTGTGGCGCTGATCGACAAGCTGATTGCCGAACTGCGCGATGACCCTGTTGGCGGTCTGCTGGCGCTGCCAGTGGTCGATACGCTGAAACGCGGCAATGCCAATGGCCGCGTGGCCGCCACCGTTCCGCGCGCCGGCCTGTGGGGGGCGCAAACGCCGCAAATGTTCCGCTATGCCCTGCTGCGCCGGGCACTGGAAGAAGTCGCGGAAGTTACCGATGAGGCCAGTGCCATCGAGGCGCTGGGCCTGGCGCCACGGCTGGTCGAAGGCAGCGTGCGCAACTTCAAGGTCACCCTGCCGCAGGATATCCCGCTGGCGGAATTGTTATTGAAAGGACTGTCATGA
- the mfd gene encoding transcription-repair coupling factor, whose product MPFDLKKSLPKPGHRFVLPAVHGAADAWALAQAAATLTAQKRMLAVVVANATDAQRLLAEIRWFGATNGTADAAPLRCHLLPDWETLPYDAFSPHQDLVSERLATLHEIRSGQCDVLIVPATTALVRMAPPSFLAAYTFFFKQGEKLDEAQLKSQLTLAGYTHVAQVMSPGEYSVRGGLIDLFPMGSALPYRLDLFGDTIETIRTFDADTQRSLYPVREVRLLPGREFPMDEAARTAFRGRWREVFEGDPSRAIIYKDIGNGIASAGIEYYLPLFFERTATLFEYLPDDATFALVGDIDGAIKRFWNDTQSRYQFLKSDRERPLLEPQQLFLTDEDFFTLAKPHGRWVIQSDAAASELSAPLPDIAVNRRLDDPIASLRAFLLQTGVDHPMRVMVCAESGGRRETLLQYFGEYGLTLAPCDGYADFATAADKLMLGVAPLQAGFQLLADHAHLTFITETELYAGSGRRAGRKKQEATSQVEAMVRDLSELKIGDPVVHVNHGIGRYMGLISMDMGEGDTEFLHLEYAKEAKLYVPVSQLHVISRYSGAAPEDAPLHALGSGQWEKARRKAAQQIRDTAAELLNLYARRALRQGHAFEYSAHDYEAFAESFGFEETPDQAAAINAVITDMTSGKPMDRLICGDVGFGKTEVALRAAFVAVMGGKQVALLAPTTLLAEQHAQNFADRFADWPVKIAELSRFRSGKEITQAVKGMAEGTIDIVIGTHKLLSPEMKFSRLGLVIIDEEHRFGVRQKEALKALRAEVDVLTLTATPIPRTLGMALEGLREFSIIATAPQKRLAIKTFVRSEGESVIREACLRELKRGGQVYFLHNEVETIENRKAMLEALLPEARIGVAHGQMHERDLEKVMRDFVAQRFNILLCTTIIETGIDVPTANTIIMHRADKFGLAQLHQLRGRVGRSHHQAYAYLLVNDVQGLSKLAQRRLDAIQQMEELGSGFYLAMHDLEIRGAGEVLGESQSGEMIEIGFQLYSDMLNEAVRSLKNGKEPDLAAPLASTTEINLHVPALMPADYCGDVHERLSIYKRLANCTRADAIDDLQEELIDRFGKMPDPVKALIETHRLRVTAKPLGIVKIDAHGESAVLQFEPNPPIDAMKIIDLIQKNRHIKLHGQDKLRITASMPDLAARVNQVKATIRALLA is encoded by the coding sequence ATGCCGTTCGACCTGAAAAAATCCCTTCCCAAGCCGGGCCACCGCTTCGTCCTGCCGGCCGTGCATGGCGCGGCCGACGCCTGGGCTCTGGCGCAGGCAGCCGCTACGCTGACGGCGCAAAAACGCATGCTGGCGGTGGTGGTGGCCAACGCCACCGACGCCCAGCGCCTGCTGGCGGAAATCCGCTGGTTCGGCGCCACCAACGGCACCGCTGACGCCGCGCCGCTGCGCTGCCACCTGCTGCCGGACTGGGAAACCCTGCCCTACGACGCTTTTTCGCCGCACCAGGACCTGGTCTCGGAGCGCCTGGCGACCCTGCACGAGATCCGTAGCGGCCAGTGCGACGTGCTGATCGTGCCGGCCACCACCGCGCTGGTGCGCATGGCCCCGCCCTCCTTCCTGGCGGCTTATACCTTCTTTTTCAAGCAGGGCGAAAAGCTCGACGAGGCGCAACTCAAGTCGCAACTGACCCTGGCCGGTTATACCCATGTGGCGCAGGTGATGTCGCCGGGTGAATACTCGGTGCGCGGCGGCCTGATTGACCTGTTTCCGATGGGTTCGGCCCTGCCCTACCGGCTCGACCTGTTCGGCGACACCATCGAGACGATTCGCACTTTCGATGCCGATACCCAGCGCTCGCTGTATCCGGTGCGCGAGGTGCGCCTGCTGCCGGGGCGCGAATTCCCGATGGACGAAGCCGCGCGCACCGCCTTCCGCGGGCGCTGGCGTGAAGTGTTCGAGGGCGACCCGTCGCGCGCGATAATCTACAAGGATATCGGCAACGGTATTGCCTCGGCCGGTATTGAATATTACCTGCCGCTGTTCTTCGAGCGCACCGCGACCCTGTTCGAATACCTGCCCGATGACGCCACCTTCGCGCTGGTGGGCGACATCGATGGGGCGATCAAGCGCTTCTGGAACGATACCCAGTCGCGCTACCAGTTTCTCAAGTCCGACCGCGAGCGCCCGCTGCTGGAACCGCAACAGCTGTTCCTGACCGACGAGGATTTCTTCACCCTGGCCAAGCCGCATGGCCGCTGGGTGATCCAGTCCGATGCCGCCGCCTCGGAACTGTCGGCGCCGCTGCCGGATATCGCCGTCAACCGGCGCCTGGACGACCCGATCGCCAGCCTGCGCGCATTCCTGCTGCAGACCGGGGTTGACCACCCCATGCGCGTCATGGTGTGCGCCGAATCGGGCGGCCGGCGCGAGACCCTGCTGCAGTATTTCGGCGAGTACGGCCTGACGCTTGCGCCGTGCGACGGCTACGCCGATTTCGCCACCGCAGCGGACAAGCTGATGCTGGGCGTGGCGCCCCTGCAGGCCGGCTTCCAGCTGCTGGCGGACCACGCCCATCTCACCTTCATCACCGAGACCGAGCTGTATGCCGGCTCTGGCCGCCGCGCCGGCCGCAAGAAGCAGGAAGCCACCAGCCAGGTCGAGGCCATGGTGCGCGACCTGTCGGAGCTGAAGATCGGCGACCCGGTGGTGCACGTCAACCACGGCATCGGCCGCTACATGGGCCTGATCAGCATGGACATGGGCGAAGGCGATACCGAATTCCTGCACCTGGAGTATGCCAAGGAAGCCAAGCTGTATGTGCCGGTGTCGCAACTGCATGTGATTTCGCGCTATTCAGGCGCAGCGCCGGAAGATGCACCGCTGCACGCGCTCGGTTCCGGCCAGTGGGAAAAGGCGCGCCGCAAGGCCGCCCAGCAAATCCGCGACACTGCCGCCGAACTCCTGAACCTGTATGCCCGCCGTGCGCTGCGCCAGGGCCACGCATTCGAATATTCGGCGCATGATTACGAAGCCTTTGCCGAGAGCTTCGGTTTCGAGGAAACCCCGGACCAGGCCGCCGCCATCAATGCCGTGATTACCGACATGACCTCCGGCAAACCGATGGACCGTCTGATCTGCGGCGACGTCGGCTTCGGCAAGACCGAGGTGGCCTTGCGCGCGGCATTCGTCGCCGTCATGGGCGGCAAGCAGGTGGCGCTGCTGGCGCCGACCACCCTGCTGGCCGAGCAGCATGCGCAAAACTTCGCCGACCGCTTCGCCGACTGGCCGGTGAAGATCGCCGAGCTGTCGCGTTTCAGGAGCGGCAAGGAAATCACCCAGGCCGTCAAGGGCATGGCCGAAGGCACCATCGACATCGTCATCGGTACCCACAAGCTCTTGTCGCCGGAAATGAAGTTCTCGCGCCTGGGCCTGGTCATCATCGACGAGGAACATCGCTTCGGCGTGCGCCAGAAAGAAGCGCTGAAGGCGCTGCGCGCCGAAGTCGATGTGCTGACGCTCACCGCCACACCGATCCCGCGCACGCTGGGCATGGCGCTGGAAGGCTTGCGTGAATTTTCCATCATCGCCACGGCGCCGCAAAAGCGCCTGGCGATCAAGACCTTCGTGCGCTCCGAAGGCGAGTCGGTGATCCGCGAAGCCTGCCTGCGCGAATTGAAGCGCGGCGGCCAGGTGTACTTCCTGCACAATGAAGTCGAGACCATCGAAAACCGCAAGGCCATGCTGGAAGCCTTGCTGCCGGAAGCGCGCATCGGCGTGGCGCACGGCCAGATGCACGAGCGCGACCTGGAAAAAGTGATGCGTGATTTCGTCGCCCAGCGCTTCAACATCCTGCTGTGCACCACCATCATCGAAACCGGCATCGACGTGCCGACCGCCAACACCATCATCATGCACCGCGCCGACAAGTTCGGCCTGGCGCAGCTGCACCAGTTGCGCGGCCGTGTCGGCCGCTCGCACCACCAGGCGTATGCCTACCTGCTGGTCAACGACGTGCAGGGACTGAGCAAGCTGGCGCAGCGTCGGCTCGACGCCATCCAGCAAATGGAGGAACTGGGCAGCGGCTTTTACCTGGCCATGCACGACCTGGAAATCCGCGGCGCCGGCGAGGTACTGGGCGAAAGCCAGTCCGGCGAAATGATCGAAATCGGCTTCCAGCTGTATTCCGACATGTTGAACGAGGCAGTCAGATCGCTCAAGAACGGCAAGGAACCGGACCTGGCGGCGCCGCTGGCCAGCACCACCGAAATCAACCTGCACGTGCCGGCGCTGATGCCGGCTGACTACTGCGGCGATGTCCACGAGCGCCTGTCGATCTACAAGCGCCTGGCCAACTGCACCAGGGCCGATGCCATCGACGACTTGCAGGAAGAGCTGATCGATCGTTTCGGCAAGATGCCCGACCCGGTCAAGGCGCTGATCGAAACGCACCGCCTGCGTGTGACGGCCAAGCCGCTGGGCATCGTCAAGATCGACGCCCACGGCGAATCGGCCGTCTTGCAGTTCGAGCCCAATCCGCCGATCGACGCCATGAAGATCATCGATCTGATTCAGAAAAACCGCCACATCAAGCTGCACGGGCAGGATAAACTACGCATCACCGCCAGCATGCCGGACCTCGCGGCACGGGTGAATCAGGTGAAAGCCACGATCCGCGCGCTGCTGGCATGA
- a CDS encoding EAL domain-containing protein — translation MQRNYSLLLKQLHQLGAERPGELPELVQWLQFLEHATNNCADLALDTAQSERNKDYLASEIQDLSSRIEETQRIAGLGDWSFDRRLGQGKWSRECYRIFGLSPSAPMPTYKELSRQVHRDDRLYVKDRVEAALHDARKFEIEFRYHLPDGDIRWVRALGQPIKNAKGQVCRLFGTVMDVNSRKLIEVRQAMEHTVARLLAECDSPVEVIPEIIETICSTFGWLCGALWMPDKKASVLRRAATWSQPGSSIEQFFHNTPDHIPLPASGALSSRTLRVARADWFPDASRGEHFERATQAAATGLHGCLAFPLQAAGEIVGIMEFFGPQPQEADRETLQSAHFIGRHIGQFFQRKQVEQALRESEAHFRALVEQASDSFYVHNMQGKFIDVNQQGCEGLGYTRAELLAMSAQDVDLDLTSRELKKLTGKVAAGTPIARESRYRRKDGSTFPVEIRMGPIDINGHQHLLSLVRDVTERKEMQDHIQHLAYHDSLTNLPNRAMFNRHLSHAIDQSARHGRSLAVLFIDLDRFKYVNDTLGHDAGDRLLQEMSRRLAKALHSDLVARLGGDEFVVLLEDIDDSEHVSLVAHKILSALVEEFPLNGQLIHITASIGVSIFPDDGKDEFALMKHADIAMYRAKDRGKNNFQFYSAYMSQHAAKMLALESSLRRALEREELVLYYQGKVETRTGRITGVESLVRWQHPELGLLCPDQFIPLAEETGLIVPLSKWVLRQACMQICAWQRENLPPLTVAVNLSARQFTEDYLLEDTAQTLRELGMDPTLLELEITESMMMHNPERTIQILQGLKAMGIRIAIDDFGIGYSSLSHLRQFPIDIIKIDRSFIQDVPGDPADEAITEAIIAMGKSLKITVVAEGVEKIEQLQFLSDRSCEEIQGYFFSRPLPAEEFTKLLWKNLAPVAIVKKRPVAKQ, via the coding sequence GTGCAACGCAACTATTCTTTATTGCTCAAGCAACTCCATCAGCTCGGGGCCGAACGTCCCGGCGAGCTGCCTGAGCTTGTGCAATGGTTGCAATTCCTTGAGCATGCCACCAACAACTGCGCCGACCTGGCGCTGGACACTGCGCAGAGCGAGCGCAACAAGGATTACCTGGCTTCCGAAATCCAGGACTTGAGCAGTCGCATCGAGGAAACGCAACGCATCGCCGGTCTTGGCGACTGGTCTTTCGACCGCCGTCTGGGCCAGGGCAAATGGTCGCGCGAATGCTACCGCATTTTCGGTCTGTCACCCTCGGCACCGATGCCCACCTACAAGGAATTGTCACGCCAGGTCCACCGCGACGACCGCCTGTACGTCAAGGACCGGGTGGAAGCGGCGCTGCACGACGCCCGCAAGTTCGAAATCGAATTCCGCTATCACCTGCCCGACGGCGACATCCGCTGGGTACGGGCGCTCGGCCAGCCCATCAAGAATGCCAAGGGCCAGGTATGCCGCCTGTTCGGCACGGTCATGGACGTCAACAGTCGCAAACTCATCGAGGTGCGGCAAGCAATGGAACACACGGTGGCGCGCCTGCTGGCCGAGTGCGATTCGCCGGTGGAAGTCATCCCGGAGATCATCGAGACCATCTGTTCCACCTTCGGCTGGTTATGCGGCGCCTTGTGGATGCCGGACAAGAAGGCAAGCGTGCTGCGGCGTGCCGCTACCTGGTCGCAGCCCGGATCCAGCATCGAGCAATTCTTTCACAACACGCCTGATCATATCCCGCTGCCTGCCAGCGGCGCCCTCTCCAGCCGCACCCTGCGCGTAGCGCGCGCCGACTGGTTCCCGGATGCTTCGCGCGGCGAACACTTCGAGCGCGCCACGCAAGCCGCCGCCACCGGCTTGCATGGCTGCCTGGCATTCCCGCTGCAGGCGGCCGGCGAAATTGTTGGCATCATGGAATTCTTCGGCCCGCAGCCGCAGGAAGCCGACCGCGAAACCCTGCAAAGCGCCCACTTCATCGGCCGCCACATCGGCCAGTTCTTCCAGCGCAAACAGGTCGAGCAAGCCTTGCGCGAGAGCGAAGCGCACTTCCGCGCGCTGGTCGAGCAGGCCAGCGACAGCTTCTACGTGCACAACATGCAGGGAAAATTCATCGACGTCAACCAGCAGGGCTGCGAAGGGCTGGGCTATACCCGCGCCGAGTTGCTCGCCATGTCGGCGCAGGACGTCGACCTCGACCTGACCTCCAGGGAGCTCAAGAAGCTGACCGGCAAGGTTGCCGCGGGTACACCGATCGCGCGCGAAAGCCGCTACCGGCGCAAGGATGGCTCGACCTTTCCGGTCGAAATCCGCATGGGTCCGATCGACATCAACGGCCACCAGCACCTGCTGTCGCTGGTGCGCGACGTCACCGAACGCAAGGAGATGCAGGACCACATCCAGCATCTGGCCTATCACGATTCGCTGACCAATCTGCCGAACCGGGCGATGTTCAACCGCCACCTGAGCCATGCCATCGACCAGTCCGCACGCCACGGCAGGTCGCTGGCGGTCTTGTTCATCGACCTCGACCGCTTCAAGTACGTCAACGACACCCTCGGCCACGATGCCGGCGACCGCCTGCTGCAGGAGATGTCGCGACGCCTGGCCAAGGCCCTGCATAGCGACCTGGTGGCGCGCCTGGGCGGCGACGAGTTCGTGGTGCTGCTCGAAGATATCGACGATTCCGAGCATGTCAGCCTGGTCGCCCACAAGATCCTGTCGGCGCTGGTCGAGGAATTCCCACTGAACGGCCAGCTGATCCATATCACCGCCAGCATCGGCGTTTCCATTTTCCCGGATGACGGCAAGGACGAATTCGCGCTGATGAAGCACGCCGACATCGCCATGTACCGGGCCAAGGATCGCGGCAAGAATAATTTCCAGTTCTATTCGGCCTACATGAGCCAGCATGCGGCCAAGATGCTGGCGCTCGAATCCAGTCTGCGCCGTGCCCTCGAGCGCGAGGAACTGGTGCTGTATTACCAGGGCAAGGTGGAAACCCGCACCGGCCGCATCACCGGCGTGGAATCGCTGGTGCGCTGGCAACACCCGGAGCTGGGGCTGCTGTGCCCCGACCAATTCATTCCGCTGGCCGAGGAAACCGGCCTGATCGTGCCACTGTCGAAATGGGTGCTGCGCCAGGCCTGCATGCAGATATGCGCATGGCAACGGGAAAACCTGCCGCCGCTGACCGTGGCGGTCAACCTGTCGGCACGCCAATTCACCGAAGACTACCTGCTGGAAGACACGGCGCAAACCCTGCGCGAGCTGGGCATGGACCCGACCCTGCTGGAGCTGGAAATCACCGAGAGCATGATGATGCACAATCCGGAGCGCACCATCCAGATCCTGCAAGGGCTGAAAGCCATGGGCATCCGCATCGCCATCGACGACTTCGGCATCGGTTACTCGTCACTGTCGCATCTGCGCCAGTTCCCCATCGATATCATCAAGATCGACCGTTCCTTCATCCAGGACGTGCCGGGCGACCCGGCCGACGAGGCCATCACCGAAGCCATCATCGCCATGGGCAAGAGCCTGAAAATCACGGTGGTGGCCGAAGGCGTGGAAAAGATCGAACAGCTGCAATTCCTGTCGGACCGCAGCTGCGAGGAAATCCAGGGCTATTTCTTCAGCCGGCCGCTGCCGGCCGAGGAATTCACCAAGCTCCTGTGGAAAAACCTGGCGCCGGTCGCCATTGTAAAAAAGCGGCCGGTGGCAAAACAATAG
- a CDS encoding NUDIX domain-containing protein, which yields MDQHLKETRLDGQLVYDGHFLKVQRDTVRLPDGKTAAREYFRHPGAVVILPLFEDGTILLERQFRYPLDRVFLEFPAGKIDPGEDHLACARRELQEETGYTASDWQAVCTIHNAIAYSDEFLDIYLARGLVPGERKLDEGEFLETFRAPLAEVLTWVREGKITDVKTMIGVFWLEKILSGQWQPTPA from the coding sequence ATGGATCAGCATTTGAAGGAAACCAGGCTCGATGGCCAGCTGGTATATGACGGCCATTTTCTGAAAGTGCAGCGCGATACCGTGCGCCTTCCCGATGGCAAGACCGCTGCCCGGGAATACTTTCGCCATCCGGGCGCGGTGGTGATCCTGCCGCTGTTCGAGGATGGCACAATCCTTCTCGAACGGCAGTTCCGCTATCCGCTGGACCGGGTCTTCCTCGAATTCCCGGCCGGGAAAATCGATCCGGGTGAAGATCATCTTGCCTGTGCCAGGCGTGAATTGCAGGAAGAAACCGGTTATACGGCGAGCGACTGGCAAGCTGTCTGCACCATTCATAATGCCATCGCCTATTCGGACGAATTTCTCGATATCTATCTGGCGCGCGGCCTGGTGCCGGGCGAGCGCAAGCTGGACGAGGGTGAATTCCTGGAAACCTTCCGGGCGCCGCTGGCCGAGGTGTTGACCTGGGTGAGGGAAGGCAAGATCACCGATGTCAAAACCATGATCGGCGTGTTTTGGCTGGAAAAAATCCTCAGCGGGCAATGGCAGCCTACGCCAGCCTGA
- the serB gene encoding phosphoserine phosphatase SerB: MNLILQGAASGRATIERLAALAQARSITAIGIAAEPCAWRCDEALRSEATVAALDAACQAERIDYAFVMPNQRLSDFKLLAMDMDSTLITIECIDEIADMQGLKPQVAEITEAAMRGEIEFRESLARRVALLNGLDATALQRVYDERLKLSPGAEAMLAAAQAAGLKTLLVSGGFTFFTDRIKLRLGLDYTHANRLEINDGKLTGRVSGAIVDAEEKKNTVLRVCREIGASPAQTIVMGDGANDLAMMGVAGLSVAFRAKPVVRAQADVALNFVGLDGILNLFD; this comes from the coding sequence ATGAATCTGATTCTGCAAGGCGCCGCCAGCGGGCGCGCCACCATCGAACGGCTCGCCGCCCTGGCCCAGGCGCGCAGCATCACCGCCATCGGCATCGCAGCGGAACCTTGCGCCTGGCGTTGCGACGAGGCGTTGCGCAGCGAAGCAACGGTAGCGGCACTGGATGCCGCCTGCCAGGCCGAACGCATCGATTACGCCTTCGTCATGCCCAACCAGCGCCTGTCCGACTTCAAGCTGCTGGCCATGGACATGGACTCGACCCTGATCACCATCGAATGCATCGATGAGATCGCCGACATGCAGGGCTTGAAGCCCCAGGTGGCGGAAATTACCGAAGCCGCCATGCGCGGCGAAATCGAATTCCGCGAAAGCCTGGCCCGCCGCGTGGCCTTGCTCAATGGCCTTGATGCCACCGCCCTGCAGCGCGTGTACGACGAGCGCCTGAAGCTCTCCCCGGGCGCCGAAGCCATGCTGGCGGCGGCGCAGGCGGCCGGCCTGAAAACCCTGCTGGTGTCCGGCGGCTTTACCTTTTTCACTGACCGTATCAAGCTACGACTCGGCCTGGATTACACGCATGCCAACCGTCTGGAGATCAACGACGGCAAGCTGACCGGCCGTGTGTCCGGCGCCATCGTCGATGCCGAGGAAAAGAAGAATACCGTGCTGCGCGTGTGCCGCGAGATCGGCGCCTCGCCGGCGCAGACGATCGTCATGGGTGACGGCGCCAACGACCTGGCCATGATGGGTGTCGCCGGCCTGTCGGTGGCATTCCGCGCCAAGCCGGTGGTGCGCGCGCAAGCCGACGTCGCCTTGAATTTCGTCGGCCTGGATGGCATCCTGAACCTGTTCGATTAA
- a CDS encoding DUF4870 family protein: MNQELVFDPQTQSQKNLAWWLYVFHAASLVLSLGLLSWVPLIINYLKRGDAAGTFVQSHHNWQIRSFWWYLFWMILGGLIFATVIGIPLAWLIWFGAPIWKAYRLIKGFLDLDANKPMPV; the protein is encoded by the coding sequence ATGAACCAGGAACTCGTATTCGACCCGCAGACGCAATCGCAAAAGAACCTCGCCTGGTGGCTCTACGTTTTCCATGCTGCCAGCCTGGTGCTGTCGCTGGGCCTGCTGTCCTGGGTGCCGCTCATCATCAATTACCTCAAGCGCGGCGACGCCGCCGGCACCTTCGTGCAAAGCCACCACAACTGGCAGATCCGCTCCTTCTGGTGGTACCTGTTCTGGATGATCCTCGGCGGCCTGATATTCGCTACCGTGATCGGCATCCCGCTGGCCTGGCTGATCTGGTTCGGTGCGCCGATCTGGAAAGCCTACCGCCTCATCAAGGGTTTCCTCGACCTCGACGCCAACAAGCCGATGCCGGTTTGA
- a CDS encoding DUF2818 family protein translates to MTSLYSWFVIALAVLAANLPFLNERLFALVRMPSRPQKPFWLRLLELLALYFAVGGVAYLLEARIGGVFSQGWEFYAVTACLFLVLAFPGFVFRYLRKHHG, encoded by the coding sequence GTGACATCGTTATATAGCTGGTTCGTGATCGCGCTGGCGGTGCTGGCCGCCAACCTGCCGTTCTTGAATGAACGGCTGTTCGCCCTGGTGCGCATGCCGTCGCGCCCGCAGAAGCCATTCTGGCTGCGCCTGCTCGAATTGCTGGCCCTGTATTTCGCGGTGGGCGGCGTGGCCTACCTGCTGGAAGCACGCATCGGCGGCGTGTTCAGCCAGGGCTGGGAATTCTATGCCGTGACCGCTTGCCTGTTCCTGGTGCTGGCGTTTCCCGGATTCGTCTTCCGTTACCTGCGCAAGCATCACGGCTGA